In a single window of the Desulfovibrio sp. Huiquan2017 genome:
- the rplC gene encoding 50S ribosomal protein L3 produces MAKTLGLLGRKLGMTRIFKDDGTICPVTVIEAGPCAVMQIKTTDKEGYNALQLGYDTVPERKVNKPMKGHMAKAGDTLYRHLKEFPLEVVEGYELGQELTVDIFAAGEKVKVTGTSKGKGFQGVMKRHNFAGSRASHGAEKVHRVPGSVGNATYPGRVWKGKKMPGQMGNARVTLSNVEIVDVRPEDNVLVVKGQVPGPNNGLVMIRKNG; encoded by the coding sequence ATGGCTAAGACTCTCGGATTGCTTGGCAGAAAGCTGGGCATGACCCGCATTTTCAAGGACGATGGTACCATCTGCCCCGTCACGGTCATCGAGGCCGGTCCCTGCGCGGTGATGCAGATCAAGACCACGGACAAGGAAGGCTACAACGCCTTGCAGCTCGGTTACGACACCGTTCCCGAGCGTAAGGTGAACAAGCCCATGAAAGGCCATATGGCCAAGGCCGGCGACACCCTGTACCGCCACCTCAAGGAATTTCCTTTGGAGGTCGTGGAAGGCTATGAGCTGGGCCAGGAACTCACCGTCGACATCTTTGCCGCCGGCGAGAAGGTCAAGGTTACCGGTACCTCCAAGGGTAAGGGTTTCCAGGGCGTCATGAAGCGTCACAACTTCGCTGGCTCCCGCGCTTCCCACGGTGCCGAGAAAGTGCATCGCGTCCCCGGCTCCGTCGGTAACGCGACATATCCCGGCCGTGTTTGGAAGGGCAAAAAGATGCCCGGCCAGATGGGTAACGCACGCGTGACCCTGAGCAACGTTGAGATCGTCGATGTCAGGCCCGAGGACAACGTCCTGGTGGTCAAGGGCCAAGTGCCCGGCCCGAACAACGGCCTCGTGATGATCCGCAAGAACGGCTAA
- the rpsJ gene encoding 30S ribosomal protein S10, producing the protein MAASMASDRIRIKLRAYDYRILDKAVTEIVDTARNTGAAIAGPVPLPTDIHRTTVQKSVHVDKKSREQFEMRIHKRLLDILEPTQQTVDALGKLSLPAGVDVEIKL; encoded by the coding sequence ATGGCTGCTTCGATGGCGAGCGATCGCATCAGAATTAAACTGAGAGCATACGATTACCGTATTCTGGACAAGGCTGTCACCGAGATCGTTGACACCGCCCGGAATACCGGTGCGGCTATCGCCGGCCCCGTGCCGCTGCCCACCGACATTCATCGTACCACCGTCCAGAAATCCGTTCACGTGGACAAGAAGTCCCGTGAGCAGTTCGAAATGCGCATTCACAAGCGTCTTCTGGATATTCTTGAACCCACTCAGCAGACTGTTGACGCCCTGGGCAAGCTTTCGTTGCCCGCCGGTGTGGACGTCGAGATCAAGCTCTAG
- the fusA gene encoding elongation factor G produces the protein MARKVPREKQRNIGIMAHIDAGKTTTTERILFYTGVSHKIGEVHDGEATMDWMVQEQERGITITSAATTCFWREHRINIIDTPGHVDFTMEVERALRVLDGAIAVFDSVAGVEPQSETVWRQAERYHVPRMAFVNKMDRIGADFFRCVHMMKTRLGAKAVPLQLPIGSEDAFEGVVDLIEGKAYIYDHKDHGASFTTADIPAELQDQYEEMRAEMIEAVAEEDEGLLEKYMAEEELTPEEIREGVRKATTSLSICPVLCGTAFRNKGVQPLLDAVVDYLPSPLDIPVMKGVDPKTEEVIECPCDDDAPMAALAFKLMTDPFVGHLTFLRLYSGKIESGATFMNAATGKKERIGRLLKMHANKREEIKEAYAGDIVAAVGLKNMATGDTLCDLKRAVALESLDIPEPVIEVAIEPKTKADRDTLSAALVKLAKEDPSFRVKGDEETGQTLIAGMGELHLEIIVDRLLREFNVNANVGAPRVAYRETISAPNKVDVKHAKQSGGRGQYGHVVIEVEPNPEKGYEFVDEIKGGVIPKEYIPAVDKGIRDAMKNGIVAGFPVVDVKVKLVFGSYHEVDSSEQAFYIAGSLAIKEACRGAKPVLLEPIMAVEVVTPEDYLGDVMGDLNGRRGRVGEMEARTGVQVIRSFVPLSEMFGYATDLRSKTQGRATFTMQFDHYERLPGNLAEELMKGND, from the coding sequence GTGGCGAGAAAAGTACCCAGAGAGAAACAGCGAAATATTGGTATCATGGCCCACATCGATGCGGGCAAGACTACCACTACCGAGCGGATTCTGTTCTACACCGGCGTGTCGCACAAGATCGGCGAGGTCCATGACGGCGAAGCCACCATGGACTGGATGGTACAGGAACAGGAGCGCGGCATTACCATTACGTCTGCCGCTACCACCTGCTTCTGGCGTGAGCACCGCATCAACATCATCGACACCCCGGGCCACGTGGACTTCACCATGGAAGTCGAGCGCGCGCTGCGCGTCCTGGACGGCGCCATCGCCGTCTTCGACTCCGTGGCGGGCGTCGAGCCCCAGTCCGAGACCGTGTGGCGCCAGGCCGAGCGGTATCACGTGCCCCGCATGGCCTTCGTCAACAAGATGGACCGCATCGGCGCCGATTTCTTCCGTTGCGTTCACATGATGAAGACCCGTCTGGGCGCCAAGGCTGTTCCTCTGCAGTTGCCCATCGGTTCCGAGGACGCTTTCGAAGGTGTCGTCGATCTGATCGAGGGCAAGGCATATATCTATGATCACAAGGATCACGGTGCCAGCTTCACCACCGCCGATATCCCGGCCGAACTCCAGGACCAGTACGAGGAGATGCGCGCCGAGATGATCGAGGCCGTTGCCGAGGAAGACGAGGGTCTGCTCGAAAAGTACATGGCCGAAGAGGAGCTGACCCCGGAGGAGATCCGCGAGGGTGTGCGCAAGGCCACCACGAGCCTGTCCATCTGTCCCGTGCTGTGCGGCACCGCATTCCGGAACAAGGGCGTGCAGCCGTTGCTCGACGCCGTTGTGGACTATCTGCCCAGCCCGCTGGACATCCCGGTTATGAAGGGCGTGGACCCCAAGACCGAAGAAGTCATCGAGTGCCCCTGCGACGACGACGCACCCATGGCCGCGCTGGCCTTCAAGCTCATGACCGACCCGTTCGTCGGTCACTTGACCTTCCTGCGTCTCTACTCGGGTAAGATCGAGTCCGGTGCCACGTTCATGAACGCGGCCACCGGCAAGAAGGAACGCATCGGTCGTCTCTTGAAAATGCACGCCAACAAGCGTGAGGAAATCAAAGAGGCATACGCCGGCGACATCGTCGCCGCCGTCGGCCTCAAGAATATGGCCACCGGCGATACCCTGTGCGACCTCAAGCGCGCCGTGGCTCTGGAGTCCCTGGACATCCCCGAGCCGGTTATCGAAGTGGCCATCGAACCCAAGACCAAGGCAGACCGCGACACCCTGTCCGCCGCTCTCGTCAAGCTGGCCAAGGAGGATCCGTCCTTCCGCGTCAAGGGCGACGAAGAGACCGGACAGACCCTGATCGCCGGAATGGGTGAGTTGCACCTCGAAATCATCGTTGACCGTCTGTTGCGCGAGTTCAACGTGAACGCCAACGTGGGCGCTCCCCGCGTGGCTTATCGAGAGACCATCTCCGCGCCGAACAAGGTCGATGTCAAGCATGCCAAGCAGTCGGGTGGCCGTGGCCAGTACGGCCACGTCGTCATCGAAGTCGAGCCCAACCCCGAGAAGGGCTACGAGTTCGTGGACGAGATCAAGGGCGGCGTGATTCCCAAGGAATACATCCCCGCCGTGGACAAGGGCATCCGGGATGCCATGAAGAACGGCATCGTGGCCGGGTTCCCGGTCGTCGATGTGAAGGTCAAGCTGGTCTTTGGTTCCTACCACGAGGTGGACTCCAGCGAGCAGGCCTTCTACATTGCCGGTTCTCTGGCCATCAAGGAAGCCTGTAGAGGCGCCAAGCCGGTGCTGCTTGAGCCGATCATGGCTGTGGAAGTGGTCACTCCCGAGGACTACCTCGGCGATGTCATGGGCGATTTGAACGGCCGCCGCGGCCGCGTGGGCGAAATGGAAGCCCGCACGGGCGTACAGGTCATCCGGTCCTTCGTGCCGCTGTCCGAGATGTTCGGATACGCCACGGACCTCCGTTCCAAGACCCAGGGCCGTGCCACCTTCACCATGCAGTTCGACCACTACGAGCGGTTGCCCGGCAACTTGGCCGAAGAGTTGATGAAAGGAAACGATTAA
- the rpsG gene encoding 30S ribosomal protein S7: MPRKGPVAKRQILPDPVYGSKLITRFINRLMLDGKKSTAEQIFYKAIDILAEKTNEDPLRAFEKCLDNIRPALEVKSRRVGGATYQVPMEVRPDRQTALAIRWAIGYARGRGEKGMVARLSGELLDAYNNRGGAVKKREDTHKMAEANKAFAHYRW; this comes from the coding sequence ATGCCTCGTAAAGGTCCTGTCGCCAAGCGGCAGATCCTGCCGGATCCCGTATACGGCAGCAAGCTCATCACCCGCTTCATCAACCGTCTGATGTTGGACGGCAAGAAGTCCACTGCGGAACAAATTTTCTACAAGGCCATCGACATCCTGGCCGAGAAGACCAACGAAGACCCTCTGCGCGCCTTCGAGAAGTGCCTGGACAACATCCGTCCGGCCTTGGAGGTCAAGTCCCGCCGTGTCGGCGGCGCCACGTACCAGGTGCCCATGGAGGTCCGTCCCGACCGCCAGACCGCCCTGGCCATTCGCTGGGCCATCGGTTACGCCCGCGGGCGCGGCGAGAAGGGCATGGTTGCCCGTCTGTCCGGTGAACTGCTGGACGCCTACAACAACCGTGGCGGCGCGGTGAAGAAACGCGAAGACACCCACAAGATGGCTGAAGCTAACAAGGCTTTCGCTCACTACCGCTGGTAG
- the rpsL gene encoding 30S ribosomal protein S12, translated as MPTINQLIRKGREAQPKRKKTPALMECPQRRGVCTRVYTTTPKKPNSALRKVARVRLTNGMEVTAYIGGEGHNLQEHSVVLIRGGRVKDLPGVRYHVVRGTLDTSGVDDRRRGRSKYGTKRPK; from the coding sequence ATGCCCACCATTAACCAGCTCATCCGTAAAGGCCGCGAAGCGCAGCCCAAGCGGAAGAAGACCCCGGCCCTGATGGAATGCCCTCAGCGCCGCGGTGTTTGCACCAGGGTGTACACCACGACCCCCAAGAAGCCGAACTCCGCGCTTCGTAAGGTCGCCCGCGTGCGCCTGACCAACGGCATGGAAGTCACCGCCTACATCGGTGGTGAGGGCCACAACCTGCAGGAACACTCCGTGGTCCTGATTCGCGGCGGCCGTGTGAAGGACCTTCCCGGTGTCCGTTACCACGTCGTTCGCGGCACCCTCGATACCTCCGGTGTCGATGATCGTCGCCGCGGTCGTTCCAAGTACGGCACCAAGCGCCCGAAATAG
- the rpoC gene encoding DNA-directed RNA polymerase subunit beta': MTLDDLFTLRGAPNAAAQGRNLKAIQISIAAPETIREWSYGEVKKPETINYRTFKPERDGLFCAKIFGPVKDYECNCGKYKRMKHRGIVCEKCGVEVIASKVRRERMGHIELAAPVAHIWFLKTLPSKIGTLLDITMADLEKVLYFDSFIVLDPGETPLKKHQVVSEDQYFQVIDHFGEDALTVGMGAETVRTMLQALDLPTLRTELREESQTTRSQTKKKKITKRLKIVEAFLESGNKPEWMIMEVIPIIPPELRPLVPLDGGRFATSDLNDLYRRVINRNNRLKRLLELGAPEIIIRNEKRMLQEAVDALFDNGRRGRAITGTNGRPLKSLSDMIKGKQGRFRQNLLGKRVDYSGRSVIVVGPKLKLHQCGLPKKMALELFKPFIYSELEKREIATTIKSAKKMVEREDLVVWDILEDVVREYPIMLNRAPTLHRLGIQAFEPLLVEGKAIQLHPLVCSAYNADFDGDQMAVHVPLSVEAQIECRVLMMSSNNILSPSNGSPIINPSQDIVLGLYYLTTPRSFEKGEGMTFSSPEEVISAHDFGVVGIHARIKVRMNGEIVETTTGRIIVSEILPEKVPFELVNCVLNKKNIAALVSGAYRLAGTKATVILCDRIKDLGYEYATRAGVTIGVKDLKIPDNKPKMLATANAEVDEIENQFQDGIITRTEKYNKVVDVWTKVTNDISNEMMKEMSTDVLFDPKTGNTEVNSSFNPIYMMATSGARGNQDQMRQLAGMRGLMAKPSGEIIETPITASFREGLSVLQYFISTHGARKGLADTALKTANSGYLTRRLVDVVQDVTVSELDCGTVDGLELTHYIKGGEIKQRLAERVLGRVTMFDTYDEETGKLVIPANTMIDDAYAKKLDASGVNSIIIRSGLTCKSKHGVCAMCYGRDLARGHLVNVGETVGIIAAQSIGEPGTQLTMRTFHIGGTASKEIESSNIESQHNGRVTTSRMRTVVNSDGDKMVLGKSCQVGIVDEQGREREKYVLPSGARLLVDEGQEIKKGTPLAEWDPYMEPFIVDVSGVIKFKDIIEGKTVQEDRTSKASFTIMEYRTTNYRPAVTLLGEDGSPVHRPGTDIDANFAMPVGAILMVKDGDTVRAGDVIARKPRESSKTKDIVGGLPRVAELFEVRKPKDLGVVSSIDGIVTFGPETKGKRKVVVTPETGDAKEFLIPKGKHITVQESDFVEAGDLLTEGSPELHDILRIKGEKYLARYLVEEIQDVYRFQGVNINDKHIEIIVRQMLKKVSILNPGSTSFLIGEQVDKQRFMEENSKVAAEGGKPAVAETLVLGITQASLSTDSFISAASFQETTKVLTEASMKGKTDHLHGLKENVIVGRLVPAGTGFRKYTDAEISVPDQPERPDKFLEELEESPLLVDVPTV; the protein is encoded by the coding sequence ATGACGTTGGACGATCTGTTCACCTTACGTGGAGCGCCGAACGCGGCTGCCCAAGGCCGCAATTTGAAGGCTATCCAGATATCCATAGCTGCGCCCGAAACCATCCGGGAGTGGTCCTACGGTGAAGTCAAGAAACCGGAGACCATCAACTACCGGACCTTCAAACCGGAGCGGGACGGCCTGTTTTGCGCCAAGATCTTCGGCCCGGTGAAGGACTATGAGTGCAACTGCGGCAAATACAAGCGCATGAAGCATCGCGGCATCGTCTGCGAGAAGTGCGGCGTTGAGGTCATCGCCTCCAAGGTCCGCCGCGAACGCATGGGGCACATCGAACTGGCCGCGCCCGTGGCGCATATCTGGTTCCTGAAGACCCTGCCGTCCAAGATCGGCACGCTGCTCGACATCACCATGGCCGACCTGGAAAAGGTCCTGTACTTCGACTCCTTCATCGTGCTTGATCCGGGCGAGACCCCGCTCAAGAAGCATCAGGTGGTCAGCGAGGATCAGTATTTCCAGGTCATCGACCACTTCGGCGAGGACGCCCTGACCGTGGGCATGGGCGCGGAAACCGTGCGGACCATGCTCCAGGCCCTGGACCTGCCGACTTTGCGCACCGAACTGCGCGAGGAATCGCAGACCACCCGGTCCCAGACCAAGAAGAAGAAAATCACCAAGCGGCTGAAGATCGTCGAGGCCTTCCTTGAGTCCGGCAACAAGCCCGAGTGGATGATCATGGAAGTGATTCCCATCATCCCGCCCGAGCTGCGCCCGCTGGTCCCCCTGGACGGCGGTCGTTTCGCCACCTCGGACCTCAACGATCTGTACCGCCGTGTCATCAACCGCAACAACCGTCTCAAGCGGCTGCTCGAACTCGGCGCGCCCGAGATCATCATCCGCAACGAGAAGCGCATGTTGCAGGAGGCCGTGGACGCCCTGTTCGACAACGGTCGTCGCGGCCGGGCCATTACCGGCACCAACGGCCGTCCGCTCAAGTCGCTGTCCGACATGATCAAGGGCAAGCAGGGCCGGTTCCGCCAGAACCTGCTCGGCAAGCGCGTTGACTACTCCGGCCGTTCGGTCATCGTGGTCGGTCCCAAGCTTAAGCTGCACCAGTGCGGCCTGCCCAAGAAGATGGCGCTCGAACTGTTCAAGCCGTTCATCTACTCGGAGCTGGAAAAGCGCGAGATCGCCACGACCATCAAATCCGCCAAGAAAATGGTCGAGCGCGAGGACCTGGTCGTCTGGGATATCCTGGAGGACGTGGTCCGCGAATACCCGATCATGCTCAACCGCGCTCCGACTCTGCACCGCCTGGGCATCCAGGCCTTCGAGCCGCTGCTCGTCGAGGGCAAGGCCATCCAGCTGCATCCGCTCGTCTGTTCCGCCTACAACGCGGACTTCGACGGCGACCAGATGGCCGTGCACGTGCCCCTGTCCGTGGAGGCGCAGATCGAGTGCCGCGTGCTGATGATGTCTTCCAACAACATCCTCAGCCCGTCCAACGGTTCGCCGATCATCAACCCGTCCCAGGACATCGTTCTCGGGCTGTACTACCTGACCACGCCGCGTTCCTTTGAAAAGGGCGAGGGCATGACCTTTTCGAGTCCCGAAGAGGTCATCTCGGCTCACGACTTCGGCGTGGTCGGCATCCATGCCCGCATCAAGGTGCGCATGAACGGCGAGATCGTCGAGACCACCACGGGCCGCATCATCGTCAGCGAGATCCTGCCCGAGAAGGTCCCGTTCGAACTGGTCAACTGCGTGTTGAACAAGAAGAACATCGCCGCTCTGGTCTCCGGCGCCTACCGCCTGGCGGGCACCAAGGCCACGGTCATCCTGTGCGACCGCATCAAGGACCTGGGTTACGAGTACGCCACTCGCGCCGGTGTGACCATCGGCGTCAAGGACCTCAAGATCCCGGACAACAAGCCGAAGATGCTCGCGACGGCCAACGCCGAAGTGGACGAGATCGAAAACCAGTTCCAGGACGGCATCATCACCCGTACCGAGAAATACAACAAGGTCGTCGACGTCTGGACCAAGGTGACCAACGACATCTCCAACGAAATGATGAAGGAGATGTCCACCGACGTCCTGTTCGATCCCAAGACCGGTAATACCGAAGTCAATTCGAGCTTCAACCCCATCTACATGATGGCCACTTCCGGCGCGCGAGGCAACCAGGACCAGATGCGCCAGTTGGCCGGCATGCGCGGCCTCATGGCCAAGCCTTCGGGCGAGATCATCGAGACCCCGATTACGGCGAGCTTTCGCGAAGGTCTGTCGGTTCTGCAGTACTTCATCTCCACCCACGGCGCCCGGAAGGGTCTGGCCGACACCGCGCTCAAGACCGCGAACTCCGGTTACCTGACCCGCCGCCTGGTGGATGTGGTCCAGGACGTGACCGTGTCCGAGCTCGACTGCGGCACCGTGGACGGGCTTGAGCTGACTCACTACATCAAGGGCGGCGAGATCAAGCAGCGCCTGGCCGAACGCGTGCTGGGCCGCGTGACCATGTTCGATACCTATGACGAGGAGACCGGCAAACTGGTCATCCCCGCCAACACCATGATCGACGATGCGTACGCCAAGAAGCTCGACGCCTCGGGCGTGAACTCCATCATCATCCGCTCCGGCCTGACCTGCAAGTCCAAGCACGGCGTCTGCGCCATGTGCTACGGCCGGGATCTGGCTCGGGGGCACCTGGTCAACGTGGGCGAGACCGTCGGCATCATCGCCGCACAGTCCATCGGCGAGCCCGGCACCCAGTTGACCATGCGTACCTTCCATATCGGCGGTACCGCCTCCAAGGAAATCGAGTCCTCCAACATCGAGTCCCAGCACAATGGCCGCGTGACCACCTCGCGCATGCGCACCGTCGTCAACTCCGACGGCGACAAGATGGTGCTCGGCAAGAGCTGCCAGGTGGGCATCGTGGACGAGCAGGGCCGTGAGCGCGAGAAATACGTGCTCCCGTCCGGCGCGCGCCTGCTGGTGGACGAAGGACAGGAGATCAAGAAGGGCACTCCGCTGGCCGAATGGGATCCGTACATGGAACCGTTCATCGTCGATGTGTCCGGTGTCATCAAGTTCAAGGACATCATCGAAGGCAAGACGGTCCAGGAGGACCGCACCTCCAAGGCGTCCTTCACCATCATGGAATACCGGACGACCAACTATCGCCCGGCCGTGACCCTGCTGGGCGAGGACGGTTCTCCCGTGCACCGGCCCGGTACCGACATCGACGCCAACTTCGCCATGCCGGTGGGTGCCATCCTCATGGTCAAGGACGGCGACACGGTCCGAGCGGGCGACGTCATCGCGCGTAAGCCGCGTGAGTCCTCCAAGACCAAGGACATCGTCGGCGGTCTGCCGCGCGTGGCCGAGCTCTTCGAGGTGCGCAAGCCCAAGGATCTGGGCGTCGTTTCGTCCATCGACGGCATCGTCACCTTCGGTCCCGAGACCAAGGGCAAGCGCAAGGTCGTGGTCACTCCCGAAACCGGCGACGCCAAGGAATTCCTGATTCCCAAAGGCAAGCACATCACGGTTCAGGAATCCGACTTCGTCGAAGCCGGCGACCTGCTGACCGAAGGCTCCCCGGAGCTGCACGACATCCTGCGGATCAAGGGCGAGAAGTATCTGGCCCGTTACCTGGTCGAGGAAATTCAGGATGTGTACCGCTTCCAGGGCGTCAACATCAACGATAAGCACATTGAGATCATTGTGCGCCAGATGCTCAAGAAGGTCTCCATCCTGAACCCCGGCTCCACCTCCTTCCTCATCGGAGAACAGGTGGACAAGCAGCGGTTCATGGAGGAGAATTCCAAGGTTGCGGCCGAGGGCGGCAAGCCCGCGGTGGCCGAGACCCTGGTTCTGGGCATCACTCAGGCTTCGCTGTCCACGGACTCCTTCATCTCCGCCGCTTCGTTCCAGGAAACCACCAAGGTCCTGACCGAAGCCTCCATGAAGGGGAAGACCGACCACCTGCACGGCCTGAAGGAAAACGTTATCGTGGGCCGGTTGGTGCCCGCCGGAACCGGCTTCCGCAAATATACGGATGCCGAGATCAGCGTGCCCGACCAGCCTGAACGCCCCGACAAGTTCCTTGAGGAGTTGGAAGAAAGCCCGCTCCTGGTGGACGTGCCGACGGTGTAG